In Polaribacter sp. Hel_I_88, the following proteins share a genomic window:
- the rho gene encoding transcription termination factor Rho, which translates to MFEISELKAKTLADLQVIAKTIGLTKTSQLKKLDLVYQILDRQAANPSSTKQVTSSEEKTTTEKPKRKRVVKNTQNEPKTEVEAKNDANTDVNSSQEKKRPVRKIVKKVAKKEDNQEVDQNKSENATKSNSSDVKKSKPRPVKTDSKDSKDQKPVHKNQARNNSPRNPNQQKTKNTNQQNKTNNSRSNGNKSSNRYRDPDFEFDGIIESEGVLEMMPDGYGFLRSSDYNYLSSPDDIYVSQSQIKLFGLKTGDTVRGNVRPPKEGEKYFPLIRVSKINGLNPNIVRDRVSFEHLTPLFPQEKFNLAEKGSSLSTRIIDLFSPIGKGQRGMIVAQPKTGKTMLLKDIAKAIAHNHPEVYQIVLLIDERPEEVTDMQRSVRGEVVASTFDEPADKHVRVANIVLEKAKRLVECGHDVVILLDSITRLARAYNTVAPASGKILSGGIDANALHKPKRFFGAARNIENGGSLTIIATALTETGSKMDEVIFEEFKGTGNMELQLDRNISNRRIYPAIDLIKSSTRRDDLLLNEKTVQRMWILRKYLADMNPIEAMEFINDKIKFSKNNEEFLVSMKG; encoded by the coding sequence ATGTTCGAAATTTCTGAACTGAAAGCAAAAACTCTTGCTGATTTGCAAGTAATTGCAAAAACTATTGGACTTACTAAAACTAGCCAATTAAAAAAATTAGATTTAGTATATCAAATTTTAGATCGACAAGCAGCCAATCCTTCTTCTACAAAACAAGTTACTTCATCCGAAGAAAAAACAACAACAGAAAAACCTAAAAGAAAACGTGTTGTAAAAAATACTCAGAATGAACCTAAAACAGAAGTTGAAGCTAAAAATGATGCTAATACTGATGTGAATTCATCACAAGAAAAAAAGCGCCCTGTAAGAAAGATTGTAAAAAAAGTAGCTAAAAAAGAGGACAATCAAGAAGTTGATCAAAATAAAAGTGAAAACGCTACTAAAAGCAATAGCTCTGATGTTAAGAAAAGTAAACCAAGACCAGTAAAAACTGATTCTAAAGATTCTAAAGATCAGAAACCTGTTCATAAAAATCAGGCAAGAAATAATTCGCCTAGAAATCCTAATCAACAGAAGACAAAAAACACAAATCAGCAAAATAAAACCAACAATAGTAGAAGTAATGGAAATAAATCTAGCAATAGATATAGAGATCCAGATTTTGAATTTGATGGCATTATAGAAAGCGAAGGTGTTTTAGAAATGATGCCTGATGGTTATGGTTTTTTACGTTCTTCTGATTATAACTATTTATCATCTCCAGATGATATTTACGTTTCTCAATCTCAAATTAAATTATTTGGCTTAAAAACAGGTGATACTGTAAGAGGAAACGTAAGACCACCTAAAGAAGGTGAAAAATATTTCCCATTAATTAGAGTTTCTAAAATTAATGGTTTAAACCCAAATATTGTTAGAGATCGTGTTTCTTTTGAGCATTTAACACCTTTATTTCCTCAAGAAAAATTTAATTTAGCAGAAAAAGGAAGTTCTTTATCAACCAGAATTATCGATTTATTTTCTCCTATTGGAAAAGGACAAAGAGGAATGATTGTTGCCCAACCAAAAACGGGTAAAACAATGTTGTTAAAAGATATTGCGAAAGCAATTGCACATAATCACCCTGAGGTTTATCAAATTGTATTACTAATTGATGAACGTCCTGAAGAAGTTACAGACATGCAGAGAAGTGTTCGTGGAGAAGTTGTGGCATCTACTTTTGATGAACCAGCAGATAAACACGTTCGTGTAGCAAATATTGTTTTAGAAAAAGCAAAACGTTTGGTAGAATGTGGTCATGATGTAGTTATTCTTTTAGATTCAATTACACGTTTGGCAAGAGCTTACAATACTGTTGCTCCTGCTTCTGGAAAAATACTTTCTGGTGGTATAGATGCAAATGCATTACACAAACCAAAACGTTTCTTTGGTGCTGCCAGAAATATAGAAAATGGTGGTTCTTTAACCATTATTGCAACTGCACTTACTGAAACAGGTTCTAAAATGGATGAAGTTATCTTTGAAGAATTTAAAGGTACAGGAAACATGGAGTTACAGTTAGATAGAAATATTTCTAACAGACGTATTTATCCTGCAATCGATTTAATTAAATCTTCTACAAGAAGAGATGATTTATTATTAAATGAAAAAACAGTGCAAAGAATGTGGATATTAAGAAAATATCTAGCAGATATGAATCCTATTGAAGCGATGGAATTTATTAATGATAAAATAAAATTCTCTAAAAATAATGAGGAATTTTTAGTTTCTATGAAAGGATAA
- a CDS encoding DUF4293 domain-containing protein, with translation MIQRIQTIYLLLASMVSGGLIFVFNLWNTIKEKIFVVDLFSREVFTLKVIPFMFIMSAILSLVTIFLFKNRKLQFVIGRIIILINLILLGLLIYLSLNLSGETSVSEKGIGMFLPILAILLVVLANKAIKKDEDLIKSVDRLR, from the coding sequence ATGATTCAAAGAATACAAACAATATATTTACTTTTAGCTTCTATGGTTTCTGGAGGTTTAATTTTCGTATTTAATTTATGGAATACAATTAAAGAAAAAATATTTGTTGTAGATTTGTTTTCAAGAGAGGTATTTACTTTAAAAGTAATTCCTTTTATGTTCATTATGTCCGCAATTTTATCATTAGTAACAATTTTTTTATTTAAAAATAGAAAGTTACAATTTGTAATTGGACGTATTATAATTTTGATAAATCTTATTTTACTAGGTTTGTTGATTTATTTGTCTCTAAATTTATCTGGAGAAACATCAGTTTCTGAGAAAGGTATTGGGATGTTCTTACCAATTTTGGCTATTTTGCTTGTTGTTTTGGCAAATAAAGCTATTAAAAAGGATGAAGATCTTATAAAATCTGTAGACAGATTGCGATAA
- a CDS encoding response regulator transcription factor — MKEKIYVHVADDHKILIEGIIAVINTDENIETIGYSLTGKEVIDWINNKDNKADVLILDITMPVLDGIEVLTYFQQRNIKQKVIILSSYDDVKIVQEMLSLGCSGYITKNNAGEHIIEGIKAVHRGEQYFSSDLHKDLINILSGHKVIEEGEMPEEKLLEELTERELKVLRLISKEYNTTEIADKLNLATSTVKTYRKSLLKKLKVKNVVGLVMYAMKHKII; from the coding sequence ATGAAAGAAAAGATATACGTTCATGTAGCTGATGATCATAAAATATTAATAGAAGGAATCATAGCTGTTATAAATACTGACGAAAATATAGAAACAATTGGTTACTCCTTAACAGGTAAAGAAGTAATAGATTGGATTAATAACAAAGATAACAAAGCAGATGTTTTAATATTAGATATTACAATGCCTGTTTTAGATGGAATTGAAGTTTTAACGTATTTCCAACAAAGAAATATAAAACAGAAGGTTATTATTTTATCTAGTTATGATGATGTTAAAATTGTTCAAGAAATGTTGTCTCTTGGTTGTAGTGGTTACATTACAAAGAATAATGCTGGCGAACATATTATAGAAGGTATAAAAGCAGTTCATAGAGGAGAACAATATTTTAGTAGCGACCTTCATAAAGATTTAATAAATATTTTATCTGGTCATAAGGTAATAGAAGAAGGCGAAATGCCAGAAGAAAAGTTATTAGAAGAGTTAACTGAAAGAGAGTTAAAAGTATTAAGATTAATATCAAAAGAATATAATACAACAGAAATAGCAGACAAGCTTAATTTAGCAACTAGTACTGTAAAAACATATAGAAAAAGTTTATTAAAAAAGTTAAAAGTAAAAAATGTAGTAGGTTTAGTAATGTATGCAATGAAACATAAAATAATATGA
- a CDS encoding tetratricopeptide repeat-containing sensor histidine kinase: MKKIILLLFICCNFYNLFSLENKKTTEEVYLSKTSSVISILNDSLFKISYDKVLSIYKKGQYGQALEGALILLDNSKKNKNLYWSYKLSYLIGDIYNKTNKYEKSLEYFKKSYQKSKLNTFDNFDKQFNNVDYANSIFKLGSTYHKLFVSINVSDKLTYLDSIKLHNKKYAYLDSAKVYYEKIENLSLLNSEIESLKTITFTNLSAIYEQDSSFVKAEIYVRKALSIHKKNNNNLSAANSLNNLGNIFLSQGEYQKSKEVYNQALVLIKNDDNPRAIITKASLYSNLAWAMRNLKEYEAYDFQEKSYEIEGNIRQREVDKAVEEITEKYNFDVKKQVLLQEQENKRLKDQRVFLIIGIIALIIILSLAYKIKVKTLKQNNLALELTQVELLQNQKIEKIKSEAQIRILNATLDGKESERKQIAETLHDSVSALLSSATLHLQATRKQFNGSTPVEIDKTQEIILEASHKIRDLSHTLVSSVLLKFGLNFAIKDIAEKYSNSVLKIETNIKKVRRYEQGFEIKVYNITQEFANNILKHSNATNALIALKEKNEALYITISDDGVGFDKNSINIKDGLGINQIDARIQMMKGEFNIESSLNEGTKITVILPIVEKEAFSHV; encoded by the coding sequence TTGAAAAAAATAATTTTACTTTTATTTATTTGTTGTAATTTTTATAACTTATTTTCTTTAGAAAATAAAAAAACCACAGAAGAAGTCTATTTATCAAAGACTTCTTCTGTTATTTCCATTTTAAATGATTCTTTATTTAAAATAAGTTATGATAAAGTTTTATCTATTTATAAAAAAGGACAATATGGTCAAGCTTTAGAAGGTGCTTTAATACTTTTAGATAATAGTAAAAAAAATAAAAATCTCTATTGGTCATACAAGCTAAGTTACCTAATTGGAGATATTTATAATAAAACTAATAAATATGAAAAATCTTTAGAATATTTTAAAAAATCTTACCAAAAGTCTAAATTAAATACCTTCGATAATTTTGATAAGCAATTTAATAATGTTGATTATGCAAACTCAATTTTTAAATTAGGTTCTACTTATCATAAATTATTTGTATCTATTAATGTGTCTGATAAGCTTACTTATTTAGATAGCATTAAATTACACAATAAAAAGTATGCCTACTTGGATAGTGCAAAAGTGTACTATGAAAAAATAGAAAATTTATCTCTTTTAAATAGTGAAATAGAATCCTTAAAAACTATTACTTTTACTAATTTGTCAGCTATTTATGAGCAAGATTCTTCTTTTGTCAAAGCAGAAATTTATGTAAGAAAGGCTTTATCTATTCATAAAAAAAACAATAACAATTTAAGCGCAGCCAATTCGTTAAATAATTTAGGGAATATTTTTTTATCACAAGGAGAATATCAAAAGTCAAAAGAGGTATATAATCAGGCTTTAGTCTTAATTAAAAATGATGATAATCCTAGAGCAATTATAACCAAAGCAAGTTTGTACAGTAACTTAGCTTGGGCTATGAGAAATTTAAAAGAATATGAAGCGTACGATTTCCAAGAAAAATCTTATGAAATAGAAGGTAATATAAGACAAAGAGAGGTTGATAAAGCTGTTGAGGAAATTACTGAAAAATATAATTTTGATGTAAAAAAACAAGTTCTTTTACAAGAGCAAGAAAATAAAAGATTAAAAGATCAGAGAGTTTTTTTAATTATCGGTATTATAGCCTTGATAATTATTTTATCATTAGCATATAAAATTAAGGTAAAAACTTTAAAACAAAACAATTTAGCTTTAGAATTAACACAAGTAGAATTACTCCAAAATCAAAAAATAGAAAAAATAAAATCGGAAGCTCAAATCCGTATTTTAAATGCAACTTTAGATGGTAAAGAGTCTGAAAGAAAGCAAATTGCAGAAACTTTACATGATAGTGTAAGTGCTCTATTATCTTCTGCTACCCTTCACTTACAAGCTACAAGAAAACAGTTTAATGGCAGCACACCTGTAGAAATAGACAAAACGCAAGAAATTATATTAGAAGCGTCTCATAAAATTAGAGATTTGTCTCATACATTAGTCTCCTCAGTATTGCTAAAATTTGGGCTTAATTTTGCCATTAAAGATATTGCAGAAAAATATTCTAATTCAGTTTTAAAGATAGAAACCAATATAAAAAAGGTAAGGAGATATGAGCAGGGTTTTGAAATTAAGGTTTACAACATTACTCAAGAATTTGCGAATAATATTTTAAAACATAGTAACGCAACAAATGCACTTATAGCATTAAAGGAAAAAAACGAAGCATTATATATTACTATTTCTGATGATGGTGTGGGTTTTGATAAAAATTCAATAAATATTAAAGATGGTTTAGGAATCAACCAAATAGATGCCAGAATTCAAATGATGAAAGGCGAATTCAATATAGAATCTTCTTTAAATGAAGGTACAAAAATAACTGTAATTTTACCAATTGTAGAAAAAGAAGCATTTAGCCACGTGTAG
- a CDS encoding metallophosphoesterase, with amino-acid sequence MTKILLLSDTHSYIDDQILKFVKQADEVWHAGDIGNLKVTDTLKSLKPLRAVYGNIDDNDARAEFPLDNKFSLEGVSVWITHIGGYPNKYNQRIREEIKINSPKIFISGHSHILKVQYDKKLNLLHLNPGAAGNHGFHKIRTMLRFELQKGEIKNLEIIELATRG; translated from the coding sequence ATGACAAAAATTTTACTATTATCTGACACGCACAGTTATATTGATGACCAAATTTTAAAGTTCGTAAAACAAGCTGATGAAGTTTGGCATGCAGGAGATATTGGAAACTTAAAGGTTACTGATACTTTAAAAAGTCTAAAACCTTTGCGTGCTGTTTATGGCAATATTGATGACAATGACGCTAGAGCAGAATTTCCTTTAGATAACAAATTTTCTTTGGAAGGCGTTTCTGTTTGGATCACGCATATTGGTGGATATCCAAATAAATACAATCAAAGAATTAGAGAAGAAATTAAAATAAACTCACCCAAAATTTTTATTTCAGGACATTCTCATATTTTAAAAGTACAATATGATAAAAAACTGAATTTATTACATTTAAATCCTGGTGCAGCAGGCAATCATGGTTTTCATAAAATTAGAACCATGTTACGTTTTGAATTACAAAAAGGAGAAATTAAAAACCTAGAAATTATAGAATTAGCTACACGTGGCTAA
- the truA gene encoding tRNA pseudouridine(38-40) synthase TruA, translating to MRYFIELSYNGQNYHGWQIQPDAMSVQEKLNNAISTIFQEKIEVVGAGRTDAGVHATQMFAHFDIEKELKSDVVFKLNSILPNDIAVYNVFLVDDEKHVRFDATSRSYEYKIWLGRNPFLLDFSWQIHSQRPDLNLMNEASKLLLEYTDFQTFSKVKTEVYTFNCDVTEAYWVQKENELTFHISANRFLRNMVRAIVGTLLDVGLGKISVEEFRAIIESKNRGNAGLSVPAKGLFLTNIKY from the coding sequence TTGAGATATTTTATAGAACTTTCTTATAATGGACAAAATTATCATGGTTGGCAAATTCAACCAGATGCAATGTCGGTGCAAGAAAAATTGAATAATGCAATTAGTACTATTTTTCAAGAAAAGATAGAGGTTGTTGGAGCAGGAAGAACAGATGCAGGTGTGCATGCAACCCAAATGTTTGCCCATTTTGATATTGAAAAGGAACTAAAAAGCGATGTTGTTTTTAAATTGAATTCAATTTTACCAAATGATATTGCTGTTTATAACGTTTTTTTGGTTGATGATGAAAAACATGTTCGATTTGATGCGACTTCCAGAAGTTATGAATATAAAATTTGGTTGGGTAGAAATCCGTTTTTGTTAGATTTTTCTTGGCAAATTCATTCCCAAAGACCTGATTTAAATTTGATGAATGAAGCTTCAAAATTATTGTTGGAATACACAGATTTTCAAACTTTTTCGAAAGTTAAAACAGAGGTGTATACTTTTAATTGTGATGTTACTGAAGCGTATTGGGTGCAAAAAGAAAACGAATTAACATTCCATATTTCTGCGAATCGTTTTTTAAGAAATATGGTGAGAGCTATTGTTGGCACTTTGCTTGATGTTGGTTTGGGTAAAATATCGGTAGAAGAGTTTAGAGCAATTATAGAGAGTAAAAACAGAGGTAATGCAGGTTTATCAGTACCTGCAAAAGGATTATTTTTAACGAACATAAAATATTAA
- a CDS encoding ABC transporter ATP-binding protein: MATNTGNAFDMKIFKRLMSFAKRYRLYFFIASSSTILLALFSVLSPYILINTVDDYILTKDKVGLLNYSLLMLGILLVEVLLQFTFIYFANWVGQHIIRDIRAKIFRHILQFKMSYFDKNSVGKLVTRVVSDIETIAAFFSNGVFTILSDILKMLAVTVIMLILNWKLALITLSILPILIYATKLFQVAIKATFQEVRNQVSNLNSFVQERVTGMKIVQLFNREKIEYQNFKEINHKHKKANIKTIWYFSIFFPIAEILSSIGIGLIVWFGGGQVIQDSGITIGMIMGFIQFAQMLFRPLRQIADKFNQLQMGIVAGERVFKVIDTDSSIAKNGTIKADNLQGNINFKDVRFSYVKDEEVLKGISLEVTSGQTIAIVGATGAGKSTIINLINRFYEIDSGTIAIDGIPVDEYTLESLRNQVAIVLQDVFLFSDSILHNITLKNKDISLADVEKAAKQIGIHDFIMTLPGGYHYNVKERGAMLSSGQRQLIAFLRAYVSKPSILILDEATSSVDANAEQMIQYATETITKDRTSIVIAHRLATIKKADKIIVMDKGLIVEEGSHLELLEKENGYYKNLYDKQFSLDVAS, translated from the coding sequence TTGGCAACAAATACAGGAAATGCATTTGATATGAAAATATTTAAAAGACTAATGTCTTTTGCAAAACGCTATCGTTTATATTTTTTTATAGCATCTTCATCTACCATACTTTTAGCGTTATTTTCGGTTTTATCACCTTATATTTTAATCAATACTGTTGATGATTACATTTTAACGAAAGACAAAGTTGGGCTTTTAAATTACTCTTTATTAATGCTGGGTATTTTATTGGTGGAAGTTTTGTTGCAATTCACATTTATTTATTTTGCAAATTGGGTTGGGCAACATATTATTAGAGATATTAGAGCAAAAATATTCAGACATATTTTACAGTTTAAAATGTCTTATTTTGATAAAAACTCTGTCGGAAAATTAGTTACAAGAGTGGTTTCTGATATTGAAACTATTGCAGCTTTTTTTAGTAATGGTGTTTTTACAATTTTAAGTGATATTCTTAAAATGCTTGCTGTAACAGTGATTATGTTGATTCTAAATTGGAAATTGGCCTTAATTACATTGTCTATTTTACCAATCCTAATTTATGCTACAAAATTGTTTCAAGTAGCCATTAAAGCTACTTTTCAAGAGGTAAGAAATCAGGTTTCTAACTTAAATAGTTTTGTACAAGAAAGAGTTACAGGAATGAAAATTGTGCAACTTTTTAATCGTGAAAAAATAGAATATCAGAATTTTAAAGAAATAAATCACAAACACAAAAAAGCGAATATAAAAACCATTTGGTATTTCTCTATTTTCTTTCCAATTGCAGAAATTTTGTCATCAATAGGTATAGGACTTATTGTTTGGTTTGGAGGTGGACAAGTAATTCAAGATTCAGGAATTACCATTGGTATGATTATGGGTTTTATTCAATTTGCACAAATGTTGTTTAGACCTTTGAGACAAATTGCCGATAAATTTAATCAATTACAAATGGGTATTGTTGCTGGAGAACGTGTTTTTAAAGTGATAGATACTGATAGTAGCATCGCAAAAAACGGTACAATTAAAGCAGATAACTTACAAGGTAACATCAATTTTAAAGATGTAAGATTTAGTTATGTAAAAGATGAGGAAGTTTTAAAAGGCATTTCTTTAGAAGTAACATCTGGACAAACTATTGCTATTGTTGGTGCAACAGGAGCAGGGAAATCTACTATTATCAATTTGATAAATCGTTTTTACGAAATTGATTCTGGAACCATTGCTATTGATGGGATTCCTGTAGATGAATATACCTTAGAAAGTTTGCGAAATCAAGTTGCTATTGTACTGCAAGATGTGTTTTTGTTTTCAGATTCAATTTTGCATAACATCACTTTAAAAAATAAAGATATTTCTTTAGCTGATGTAGAAAAAGCCGCAAAACAAATTGGAATTCATGATTTTATTATGACACTTCCTGGAGGATATCATTATAACGTAAAAGAAAGAGGAGCAATGTTATCTTCTGGGCAAAGACAATTAATTGCTTTTTTACGAGCATATGTAAGCAAACCAAGCATTTTAATTTTAGATGAAGCCACTTCTTCTGTAGATGCAAATGCAGAGCAAATGATTCAATATGCAACAGAAACAATTACAAAAGATAGAACATCGATTGTAATTGCCCACAGATTGGCAACCATTAAAAAGGCGGATAAAATTATTGTGATGGACAAAGGTTTAATTGTTGAAGAAGGTTCTCATTTAGAATTGTTAGAAAAAGAGAATGGTTACTATAAGAACTTATATGACAAGCAGTTTAGTTTGGATGTAGCTTCTTAA
- the cdaA gene encoding diadenylate cyclase CdaA, translating to MLDFVPFSFLDVLDILLVAILLYYIYKLLKGTVAINIFIGIALIFLIWKITQALKMEMLSGILGYLLSGGVIALIIVFQQEIRKFLLMIGTTNFANKRSFFKQLRFLKREIGSEIEAEKIINACSIMSKTKTGALIVIERTNSLDFLINTGDPMKALVNEVILESIFFKNSPLHDGATIIRDNNVVATRVVLPISDSAKIPARFGLRHRAAIGVSEKTDAVCLLVSEETGEISYIKDGEFVLYTTLEELTEKLKKDTI from the coding sequence ATGTTAGATTTTGTACCTTTTTCTTTTTTAGATGTGCTAGACATTTTGCTAGTTGCAATACTACTTTATTACATTTACAAACTTTTAAAAGGTACAGTTGCTATTAACATTTTTATTGGAATTGCGCTTATTTTTTTAATTTGGAAAATTACGCAAGCCTTAAAAATGGAAATGTTAAGTGGCATTTTAGGCTATTTACTTTCTGGTGGAGTTATTGCATTAATTATTGTTTTTCAGCAAGAAATTCGTAAATTTTTATTGATGATTGGTACTACTAATTTTGCCAATAAAAGAAGTTTTTTTAAACAACTAAGGTTTCTAAAAAGAGAAATAGGCTCTGAAATTGAAGCTGAAAAAATAATTAATGCTTGCAGTATCATGTCTAAAACTAAAACTGGTGCTTTAATTGTTATAGAACGCACCAATTCTTTAGATTTTTTAATTAATACTGGAGACCCAATGAAAGCGCTTGTAAATGAAGTTATTTTAGAAAGTATTTTCTTTAAAAACAGCCCTTTACATGATGGAGCTACTATTATTAGAGATAATAATGTGGTTGCTACAAGAGTTGTTTTGCCTATTTCTGATAGCGCAAAAATACCTGCAAGATTTGGCTTAAGACACAGAGCTGCAATTGGCGTTAGCGAAAAAACAGATGCTGTATGTTTGCTAGTTTCAGAAGAAACTGGCGAAATTTCATATATCAAAGATGGTGAATTTGTACTCTATACAACTTTAGAAGAATTGACAGAAAAACTTAAAAAGGATACTATTTAA
- a CDS encoding biopolymer transporter ExbD, translating into MSRKKSPEINAGSMADIAFLLLIFFLVTTTMNVDAGISKKIPEKPIHDIPFNIKEKNVLEVNINFNNELFVDGKIIELKELKQIAIQFIDNGAGFDNNQQPCNWCEGERLETSSDHPSKAIISIETDRNTKYETYIATLDKLNSSYAFLRNKLAIKLYNTNYESLIDAYKKSNYSNESIGNKIKVIKDKYPVLISDVEINN; encoded by the coding sequence ATGAGTAGAAAAAAATCACCTGAAATTAATGCTGGCTCAATGGCTGACATTGCCTTTTTATTATTGATCTTCTTTTTAGTAACTACAACAATGAATGTAGATGCTGGAATTAGCAAAAAAATTCCTGAAAAACCAATTCACGATATTCCATTTAATATTAAAGAAAAAAATGTTTTAGAAGTGAACATCAACTTTAATAATGAATTATTTGTGGATGGAAAAATTATTGAATTGAAAGAGTTAAAACAAATAGCCATTCAATTTATTGATAATGGCGCTGGTTTTGATAACAACCAACAACCTTGTAATTGGTGTGAAGGAGAAAGGCTAGAAACTTCTTCAGACCACCCTTCAAAAGCTATCATCTCCATAGAAACAGACAGAAATACTAAATACGAAACCTATATTGCTACTTTAGATAAATTGAATTCAAGTTATGCTTTTTTAAGAAATAAATTAGCCATAAAACTGTATAATACCAATTATGAAAGCCTGATAGATGCTTATAAAAAATCGAACTATTCAAATGAATCTATTGGAAATAAAATTAAAGTGATTAAAGATAAATATCCTGTTTTAATTTCTGATGTAGAAATAAATAACTGA
- a CDS encoding TetR/AcrR family transcriptional regulator: MPRVKLFDEKLVLEKAMNLFWQQGYAATSINDLVSNLGINRASIYDTFGDKEKLFKKSFELYRKTNIEGLNDFFKNRTNVKNGFLELFENAINETLNDTNHKGCFVVNTTTELIPNDESLKNIIAKNKNDVENIFYNYLKKGREKGQLQNNQNLKALASLLFMLYAGIKVVSKVNPQEKEMKDSIALAMSLLN, translated from the coding sequence ATGCCAAGAGTTAAATTATTTGATGAAAAATTAGTTTTAGAAAAAGCTATGAACTTGTTCTGGCAACAAGGTTATGCAGCTACATCTATCAATGATTTAGTAAGTAACTTAGGAATTAACAGAGCAAGTATTTATGATACTTTTGGAGATAAAGAAAAACTTTTCAAAAAGTCTTTTGAACTTTATAGAAAAACAAATATTGAAGGTTTAAATGATTTTTTTAAAAATCGTACAAATGTAAAAAACGGGTTTTTAGAACTTTTTGAAAATGCCATTAATGAAACCCTAAATGATACAAACCATAAAGGTTGCTTTGTTGTAAATACTACTACAGAACTTATTCCTAATGATGAAAGTTTAAAAAATATTATAGCAAAAAACAAAAATGATGTTGAAAACATTTTTTACAATTACCTTAAAAAAGGGAGAGAAAAAGGGCAATTACAAAATAATCAAAATTTAAAAGCATTAGCATCTTTACTTTTTATGTTATATGCAGGCATCAAAGTTGTTTCTAAAGTAAATCCTCAAGAAAAAGAAATGAAAGATTCTATTGCTTTAGCCATGTCTTTATTAAACTAA
- a CDS encoding SDR family oxidoreductase encodes MNTLHQKIAVVTGGNSGIGFATAKELKSKGATVIITGRNKERVEKAAQELSVTGIVADVKNISAIENLAEQVKKDFGNIDILFVNAGIFQPAPIGQISEEMFDHQMNINFKGAVFTTEKFLPILNNGASIINLSSVNAYTGMPNTAIYAASKAALNSYTRTAATELAPRKIRINAVNPGPISTPIFGKTGMEEEQLNGFAEAMQNRIPLKRFGQPEDVAKLVAFLASDDASFITGSEYNIDGGININPLLG; translated from the coding sequence ATGAATACATTACATCAAAAAATAGCTGTTGTTACAGGAGGTAATAGTGGTATTGGTTTTGCAACTGCCAAAGAATTAAAAAGTAAAGGAGCAACCGTAATTATTACAGGTAGAAATAAAGAGAGAGTTGAAAAAGCTGCCCAAGAATTGTCTGTTACAGGAATTGTTGCTGATGTTAAAAATATTTCGGCTATAGAAAATCTGGCTGAACAAGTTAAAAAAGATTTCGGAAATATTGATATTCTTTTTGTGAACGCTGGTATTTTTCAACCTGCTCCAATTGGTCAAATAAGTGAAGAAATGTTTGATCATCAAATGAATATAAATTTTAAAGGAGCTGTTTTTACAACTGAAAAATTTCTTCCTATTTTAAATAATGGAGCGTCAATTATAAACTTATCATCTGTAAATGCCTATACAGGAATGCCAAATACAGCCATTTATGCTGCATCAAAAGCAGCTTTAAATTCTTACACAAGAACAGCTGCAACAGAACTGGCACCAAGAAAAATTAGAATTAACGCTGTAAATCCTGGACCAATTTCTACACCAATTTTCGGAAAAACAGGAATGGAAGAGGAACAACTAAATGGGTTTGCAGAAGCAATGCAAAATCGTATTCCTTTAAAAAGATTTGGCCAACCAGAGGATGTTGCAAAACTTGTTGCTTTTTTAGCTTCTGATGATGCTTCATTTATTACAGGTAGTGAATATAATATTGATGGAGGAATTAATATAAATCCGCTTTTGGGCTAA